The following coding sequences are from one Lysinibacillus sp. FSL W8-0992 window:
- a CDS encoding DUF5658 family protein, with product MSLGFQVHYCIGGIIIHISYIILLSLVISFLNIFDGIATHFGLLHNKIEELNPIMNFLWVSSPALFLTVKMMLSLSISYLSYLVYRLSGTRFQKLYTICLSGILILYLAIFSIHLYWLIVL from the coding sequence ATGTCCCTTGGTTTTCAAGTTCATTATTGTATAGGAGGAATAATAATTCATATTTCATATATTATTTTACTTAGCTTGGTCATTTCGTTTTTAAATATATTTGATGGTATTGCGACACACTTTGGGTTACTTCACAATAAAATTGAAGAGTTAAACCCGATTATGAACTTCTTATGGGTTTCAAGCCCTGCGTTGTTTTTAACAGTGAAAATGATGCTGTCATTATCCATTTCCTATCTATCCTATTTAGTTTATAGACTGAGCGGCACTCGTTTTCAAAAACTATACACAATCTGTTTATCGGGGATTCTCATCCTTTACTTAGCTATTTTTAGCATTCATTTGTATTGGCTAATAGTGCTTTAA
- a CDS encoding transmembrane-type terpene cyclase — translation MSQYYFLFICQLGMGLFWILTYILIIKRSFQDEKYGMPMVAICANISWEFIFTFIYPQNDLQGVISFIWFVLDLVIMWQYLIYGRNEYKKKISSKLFYTSFLFTLIVSFLIIISLSQELHDMEGKYTAFVQNLMMSGLFIGLLLGRGSLAGQSMSIAVCKMIGTLFAAVGFFIYFRTPFITITSMATLMYDLLYIALVYRLSRK, via the coding sequence ATGAGTCAATATTATTTTCTATTTATTTGCCAATTAGGCATGGGACTATTTTGGATTTTGACATACATACTTATAATTAAACGAAGCTTTCAAGATGAGAAATATGGTATGCCAATGGTTGCAATATGTGCCAATATTTCATGGGAATTTATCTTTACATTTATTTATCCGCAAAATGATTTACAAGGTGTCATTTCGTTTATATGGTTTGTACTCGATCTTGTCATTATGTGGCAATATTTAATATACGGGCGCAATGAATATAAAAAAAAGATTTCATCAAAACTTTTTTATACTTCATTCCTATTTACACTTATCGTAAGCTTTTTAATAATTATTTCACTCTCGCAAGAACTACATGATATGGAAGGAAAATACACGGCGTTTGTGCAAAATTTAATGATGTCTGGACTATTTATCGGTTTATTGCTAGGGAGGGGAAGTTTAGCCGGGCAATCGATGTCCATTGCGGTTTGTAAAATGATTGGGACGTTATTTGCTGCCGTCGGTTTCTTTATATATTTTAGAACCCCATTCATTACGATCACCTCTATGGCAACCTTAATGTACGATTTACTGTATATCGCTTTAGTTTATCGGCTATCGAGAAAATGA
- a CDS encoding MBOAT family O-acyltransferase: MVFSSLLFLFVFLPIVLTLYYCSPRKIRNLILFLMSLIFYAWGEPVYIVIMLVSTLTDYSFGLLLDKPNMSLVKRKGIVVCSIIVNLMLLSYFKYADFLIHNVNALLGTDIPLTELPLPIGISFYTFQSMSYIIDVYRGTAKAQRNWIDFGTFVALFPQLVAGPIVTYNTIAQQLQHRAESISMFAEGVQRFVIGLAKKVLLANNIGLLWDTISSSNVETMPMLTAWLGIIAFAFQIYFDFSGYSDMAIGLGLMFGFRFNENFNKPYIAQSITDFWRRWHISLSSWFRDYVYIPLGGNRRGLAIQMRNILIVWLLTGFWHGASWNFIWWGLYFGVILIVEKWWGLSLLSRLPRWTRHLYAIFLILIGWVLFAFDQPSLIGAYLAAMFGFNGQSLWNNDTGYYFYTNLVLLLVLIIASIPMKLWKKTSELSLVQIAWYGLLYFLSVAYLVDATFNPFLYFRF; the protein is encoded by the coding sequence ATGGTATTTAGTAGCCTGCTCTTTCTATTCGTATTTTTGCCAATAGTGCTAACGCTTTATTATTGCTCGCCTCGAAAAATTAGAAATTTAATTTTATTTTTAATGAGCTTAATTTTTTATGCATGGGGTGAACCAGTTTATATCGTTATTATGCTAGTGTCTACGCTGACAGATTATAGTTTCGGTTTGTTATTAGATAAGCCAAATATGTCATTAGTCAAAAGAAAGGGCATTGTTGTATGCTCTATTATCGTCAATTTAATGCTGTTATCTTATTTTAAATATGCAGATTTTCTTATTCACAATGTGAATGCGTTACTTGGCACGGATATTCCGTTAACTGAACTACCTTTGCCAATCGGCATATCCTTTTATACGTTCCAATCCATGTCTTATATTATCGACGTCTACAGGGGAACAGCTAAAGCACAGCGGAACTGGATTGATTTCGGTACGTTTGTCGCACTGTTCCCACAATTAGTCGCTGGCCCAATCGTGACATATAATACGATTGCCCAACAACTCCAGCATCGTGCAGAAAGTATAAGTATGTTTGCAGAAGGTGTGCAGCGCTTTGTTATTGGTTTAGCGAAAAAGGTGCTACTTGCAAATAATATAGGCTTACTTTGGGACACGATTTCTAGCTCGAATGTAGAAACGATGCCAATGTTGACCGCTTGGTTAGGAATTATTGCTTTTGCCTTCCAAATCTATTTTGATTTTAGTGGGTATTCTGATATGGCGATTGGACTTGGCTTGATGTTTGGTTTTCGATTTAATGAAAATTTTAACAAGCCTTATATTGCCCAAAGCATTACTGACTTTTGGAGAAGGTGGCATATTTCACTGAGCAGCTGGTTCCGAGATTATGTATATATTCCACTTGGTGGCAATCGCAGAGGATTAGCTATACAAATGCGCAACATTTTAATCGTTTGGCTACTTACAGGCTTTTGGCATGGAGCGAGTTGGAATTTTATATGGTGGGGGCTGTATTTCGGCGTCATCCTTATTGTTGAAAAATGGTGGGGTCTATCATTACTTTCTCGCCTACCACGTTGGACAAGACATTTATACGCTATTTTCCTAATTTTAATTGGATGGGTATTGTTCGCTTTCGATCAACCATCTTTAATAGGAGCCTATTTGGCTGCCATGTTCGGATTCAATGGGCAATCACTTTGGAATAATGACACTGGGTACTATTTTTATACGAATTTAGTGTTACTACTCGTGTTAATCATTGCCTCAATACCGATGAAATTATGGAAGAAAACGAGTGAGTTATCATTAGTCCAAATTGCTTGGTACGGCTTATTGTATTTTCTTTCTGTAGCTTATTTAGTCGACGCTACGTTTAATCCATTTTTATATTTTCGTTTTTAA
- a CDS encoding DUF4358 domain-containing protein — protein sequence MKKTIMILLTAMLAIVISACSGDKGSTIEVKQSAKEMADQMLEKVEQPVLMELSAEELKDLYNIDAAKLEDYSVRIPMMNVKSNEIAIFKVKDAKDIPDIEAAVKQRAENVQKLFEQYLPDQYENAKNYKLITKGNYVLLVISDSADELIKVYDSFFETK from the coding sequence ATGAAAAAAACAATAATGATACTATTAACGGCTATGCTTGCCATAGTAATTTCGGCTTGCTCTGGAGATAAAGGGTCAACAATTGAAGTAAAACAGTCTGCAAAGGAAATGGCAGACCAAATGTTAGAAAAAGTAGAGCAACCTGTTTTAATGGAATTATCTGCAGAAGAATTAAAGGATCTATACAATATTGATGCGGCAAAGCTTGAGGATTATTCAGTACGAATCCCAATGATGAATGTTAAATCAAATGAAATTGCTATATTCAAAGTAAAGGACGCTAAGGATATCCCAGACATCGAAGCGGCAGTAAAACAACGTGCAGAAAATGTCCAAAAACTATTTGAACAATATTTACCAGATCAATACGAAAATGCTAAAAACTACAAACTAATTACAAAAGGAAATTATGTACTACTAGTGATTTCTGATAGTGCCGACGAGCTGATAAAAGTTTACGATAGCTTCTTCGAAACAAAATAG
- the pgeF gene encoding peptidoglycan editing factor PgeF has protein sequence MKTKIYYNNEQFIAGTTLKDSTELEQNNMALHVCTSPDDVVINRKNLAATLHCDVNDFICTQQTHSANFHRATLADKGLGALRQDTAIANTDALYTFEKDLMLCSFTADCVPVIFYNNRHGVIGVIHSGWQGTVKEVTVKLFQHLIETEQCSPQDFHVQIGMALSQQKFEVDADVYEQFNRLGYADDFMYYNAQTNKYHIDNQQTVKKQCELAGIPSHQITIDNTCTFLSDEGFSYRQDKKCGRHLSFIMQKS, from the coding sequence ATGAAAACTAAAATTTATTACAACAATGAGCAGTTCATAGCAGGAACTACCTTAAAAGATAGTACGGAACTCGAACAAAACAATATGGCACTACACGTTTGCACAAGCCCAGATGATGTAGTAATCAATCGAAAAAATTTAGCGGCAACCTTACACTGTGATGTAAATGATTTTATTTGTACGCAACAAACACACAGTGCTAATTTTCATCGAGCGACGTTAGCCGATAAAGGGTTAGGGGCACTGCGACAAGATACAGCCATTGCGAACACTGATGCGCTCTATACTTTTGAAAAGGATTTAATGCTTTGTAGTTTTACGGCTGATTGTGTACCTGTCATTTTTTATAATAATCGTCATGGTGTTATCGGTGTTATTCATTCAGGCTGGCAAGGGACAGTCAAAGAAGTGACAGTCAAACTCTTCCAGCATTTAATAGAGACAGAGCAATGTAGCCCTCAAGATTTCCACGTGCAAATTGGCATGGCTCTTAGCCAACAGAAATTTGAAGTAGATGCCGATGTCTACGAACAATTTAATCGTCTAGGCTATGCGGATGATTTTATGTATTACAATGCTCAAACAAATAAGTATCACATCGATAACCAACAAACTGTGAAAAAGCAGTGTGAGCTTGCAGGCATTCCGTCACATCAAATTACAATTGATAATACGTGCACATTTCTTAGTGACGAAGGTTTCTCCTACCGTCAAGATAAAAAGTGTGGCAGACATTTGAGCTTTATTATGCAAAAATCATAA